From the genome of Tautonia marina, one region includes:
- a CDS encoding serine/threonine-protein kinase, with the protein MATSDRPRSESDVPVEFLDTLKRAAIVSENRLADIRSKVLAGDYPMDSSELAQQLISEEMLTEYQAKRLLANRPGSLSIGRYVILEKLGAGSMGRVYKAKHRMMDRISALKIIAPEISNNERVVARFQREMRLVGKLDHPNVVRAFDADKDRGILYIAMEYVAGDSLGQRLRSKGRIPAAELVGYIAQAALGLQHAHDQGIVHRDIKPSNLLLGSDGTIKVLDLGLATLMEADDQSAFATADGVAVGTVDYMSPEQAMGKELSPVSDLFSLGCTMYHLLTGRLPYPGTSPLDRMFARINQEPVPVKELRPDLPDRVIEVLCRLMARQPSERYPTAAAAAEALQSLVRKRSASQAVAASPTVKPAPAPPSPPTPPPPPQTKYVKVAPSYPAWFQPIARLAERSAIGALLVLLGLLGFAFGAGVIVGMLAGG; encoded by the coding sequence ATGGCAACGAGCGATCGGCCACGATCTGAGAGCGATGTCCCCGTCGAGTTTCTCGACACGCTCAAACGGGCGGCCATTGTCTCCGAGAATCGCCTGGCTGACATTCGTTCCAAAGTCCTGGCCGGTGACTACCCGATGGACTCGAGCGAACTGGCCCAGCAACTGATCAGCGAGGAGATGCTGACCGAGTACCAGGCGAAGCGCCTTCTCGCCAACCGGCCCGGGTCGTTGTCCATCGGGCGGTATGTGATTCTGGAGAAGCTTGGCGCCGGCTCGATGGGCCGGGTCTACAAGGCGAAGCACCGGATGATGGACCGGATCTCAGCCTTGAAGATCATTGCACCTGAGATCAGCAACAACGAGCGGGTGGTTGCCCGGTTCCAGCGGGAAATGCGACTGGTCGGCAAACTCGATCATCCGAACGTGGTTCGCGCCTTCGATGCAGATAAGGATCGTGGCATCCTTTACATCGCCATGGAGTACGTCGCCGGAGATAGTCTTGGGCAGCGGCTTCGGTCCAAAGGAAGGATTCCCGCGGCCGAACTGGTGGGTTACATCGCTCAAGCCGCTCTGGGATTGCAGCACGCCCATGATCAGGGGATCGTGCATCGAGACATCAAGCCCTCCAATCTCCTGCTCGGCTCAGATGGAACGATCAAGGTCCTCGACCTTGGCCTGGCAACCTTGATGGAGGCCGACGATCAATCAGCCTTCGCCACGGCCGACGGGGTCGCAGTCGGGACGGTGGATTACATGTCTCCCGAGCAGGCGATGGGTAAGGAATTGTCGCCAGTGAGTGACCTGTTCAGCCTCGGCTGCACGATGTATCACCTCCTGACCGGCCGCTTGCCGTATCCGGGGACCTCCCCGCTCGATCGGATGTTCGCTCGGATCAATCAGGAACCGGTGCCGGTGAAGGAACTCCGTCCCGACTTACCTGATCGGGTGATCGAGGTACTCTGTCGCCTGATGGCGAGACAACCTTCGGAACGGTATCCCACTGCGGCCGCCGCTGCCGAGGCCCTTCAATCACTCGTGCGCAAACGATCGGCGAGTCAAGCCGTGGCGGCATCTCCGACAGTGAAGCCCGCTCCGGCTCCACCATCGCCTCCCACACCTCCACCGCCGCCCCAGACGAAATATGTGAAGGTTGCCCCCAGCTACCCGGCCTGGTTTCAGCCGATCGCCCGGCTGGCAGAGCGATCAGCCATTGGGGCCTTGCTTGTACTCCTGGGGTTGCTCGGGTTTGCGTTCGGCGCGGGGGTGATCGTGGGAATGCTCGCCGGAGGATGA
- a CDS encoding HAD family hydrolase — protein MSAAADPQAALRDFVKTHDFFVGIDSDGCVFDTMEVKHKECFIPNIIKYFGLAAVSKYAREAAEFVNLYSKHRGINRFPALTGALDLLERRPEVQRRGVKIPELRGLRDWIARESKLGNPVLKAEVERTGDPDLTLCLKWSEAVNQTVGEIVHNVPPFPMVRESMEALKGKADVMVVSATPVEALTREWEEHDLAQYVGLIAGQELGSKKEHLGMAAGGRYAPDHILMVGDAPGDRKAAEANGVLFYPINPGFEEQSWQRFHDEALPRFFNGTYAGAYMAERIAEFEALLPEHPPWESAS, from the coding sequence ATGTCGGCCGCTGCCGATCCCCAGGCCGCCCTGAGAGACTTCGTTAAGACCCACGATTTCTTCGTCGGGATCGACAGTGACGGCTGCGTGTTCGACACAATGGAGGTCAAGCACAAGGAGTGCTTCATCCCCAACATCATCAAGTACTTTGGCCTGGCAGCAGTCTCAAAATATGCTCGGGAAGCCGCGGAATTCGTTAATCTGTACTCGAAGCATCGCGGGATCAATCGGTTCCCGGCCCTGACCGGAGCGCTCGATCTGCTCGAACGACGGCCCGAAGTCCAGCGCCGAGGGGTCAAAATTCCCGAACTGCGAGGACTGCGCGACTGGATTGCCCGGGAGTCGAAGCTGGGGAACCCAGTTCTGAAGGCTGAGGTCGAACGAACCGGCGACCCCGACCTGACGCTCTGCCTGAAGTGGAGCGAGGCGGTCAACCAAACCGTGGGAGAGATCGTCCACAACGTCCCGCCGTTTCCGATGGTTCGGGAGTCGATGGAGGCGCTGAAGGGGAAGGCTGACGTGATGGTCGTTTCGGCCACCCCGGTCGAGGCCCTGACCCGAGAATGGGAGGAACACGATTTGGCCCAGTACGTCGGCCTGATCGCCGGGCAGGAGCTTGGGTCGAAGAAAGAACACCTGGGAATGGCCGCGGGAGGCCGTTATGCCCCCGACCACATCCTGATGGTGGGGGATGCCCCCGGTGACCGCAAGGCCGCCGAGGCCAACGGGGTCCTCTTTTACCCGATCAACCCGGGCTTCGAAGAGCAGTCTTGGCAGCGCTTTCATGACGAGGCGCTTCCTCGGTTCTTCAACGGCACCTATGCCGGGGCGTACATGGCCGAGCGGATCGCCGAGTTCGAGGCGTTGCTCCCGGAGCATCCACCCTGGGAGTCGGCGTCCTGA
- a CDS encoding diphosphate--fructose-6-phosphate 1-phosphotransferase, producing the protein MPASNVVVAQSGGPTCVINNSLRGIVETCFRMPDHFGKVFAGRFGIEGVLKEELIDLSASPAEEIALLRTSPAAGGIGTCRYKLKPGQDEDFARVVEVLKAHNVGYFFYIGGNDSQDTAHKVAQLAHEKGLDLIATGVPKTIDNDLGDSEFTLLDHSPGYGSVARYMAQYVRQVNEENAGSCPADPVMVIQAMGRKIGYIPAAARLADPNREMPLQIYMAESKVSLEQLGQNVVETLREFGRCIVVVSEGFDVGELGASRDTFGHVQFSASQTTVAQVVTNYINSLDLPVPGKARFQIPGTDQRNAIAYASVVDLDEAYRVGCHAVAVARNDGNGYMATILRDRTRGGYSVTYNKVPLEQVAAKDRSFPDHWIAPNRIDVTDEFVEYARPLIGDDWVSVPQVDGLARFAKISQVLAPKKLSTYVPQTYRR; encoded by the coding sequence ATGCCCGCGTCCAACGTCGTCGTGGCCCAGTCCGGCGGCCCGACCTGTGTGATCAATAACAGCCTCCGCGGGATCGTCGAGACCTGCTTCCGCATGCCGGATCACTTCGGCAAGGTCTTCGCAGGCCGGTTCGGGATCGAAGGGGTGCTCAAGGAAGAGTTGATCGATCTCTCGGCCTCGCCGGCCGAGGAGATCGCCCTCTTGCGTACCTCTCCTGCCGCCGGTGGCATCGGGACCTGCCGATACAAGCTCAAGCCGGGGCAGGATGAAGATTTCGCCCGTGTCGTTGAGGTATTGAAGGCCCACAACGTCGGCTACTTTTTCTACATCGGTGGCAACGACTCGCAGGACACCGCCCACAAGGTTGCCCAGCTTGCTCACGAGAAGGGGCTCGACCTCATCGCCACCGGCGTGCCGAAGACCATCGACAACGACCTGGGAGACAGCGAGTTCACCCTGCTCGACCACTCCCCCGGCTACGGTTCGGTCGCCCGGTACATGGCCCAGTACGTCCGGCAGGTGAATGAGGAAAACGCCGGGAGTTGCCCGGCCGATCCGGTGATGGTCATTCAGGCGATGGGCCGGAAGATCGGCTATATCCCCGCCGCCGCTCGCCTGGCCGACCCGAACCGAGAGATGCCGCTCCAAATCTACATGGCCGAATCGAAGGTCAGCCTCGAACAACTCGGTCAGAATGTTGTCGAGACCCTCCGCGAGTTCGGCCGCTGCATCGTGGTCGTCTCCGAAGGCTTCGACGTGGGAGAGTTGGGTGCCTCGCGCGACACCTTCGGCCACGTCCAGTTCAGCGCCAGCCAGACGACCGTCGCCCAGGTCGTCACCAACTACATCAACTCGCTCGATCTTCCCGTACCCGGCAAGGCCCGCTTCCAGATTCCGGGAACCGACCAGCGTAACGCCATCGCCTACGCCAGCGTGGTCGATCTCGACGAAGCCTACCGGGTCGGCTGCCACGCCGTGGCTGTTGCCCGGAATGATGGCAACGGCTACATGGCGACCATCCTCCGCGACCGGACGCGAGGGGGTTACAGCGTGACCTACAATAAGGTCCCGCTCGAACAGGTCGCCGCCAAGGATCGCTCGTTCCCGGACCACTGGATCGCCCCGAACCGCATTGACGTGACCGACGAGTTCGTCGAGTACGCTCGCCCCCTGATCGGGGACGACTGGGTCAGCGTCCCACAAGTTGACGGGCTCGCCCGGTTCGCCAAGATTTCCCAGGTTCTCGCCCCGAAGAAGCTCTCGACCTACGTTCCCCAGACCTACCGTCGATAG
- the gnd gene encoding decarboxylating NADP(+)-dependent phosphogluconate dehydrogenase, with translation MSTPTADIGLIGLAVMGENLVLNMEDHGFTVAVYNRTTSRVDEFLADRAKGKKIIGCHSIEKLVASLKSPRKIMIMVKAGAAVDAVIDQLVPHLEKGDILIDGGNTHYPDTTRRTRALKEKGLQFIGTGVSGGEEGALKGPSIMPGGDPEAWPPVKPIFQSIAAKVDDGTPCCDWVGPEGAGHYVKMVHNGIEYGDMQLICEAYHLLHSLLGFNAEALHEVFDRWNSGPLDSYLIEITRDIFGYRDPETGKPMVDLILDTAGQKGTGKWTVVSSADLGVPLTLIAEAVYARCLSALKDERVRASKILKGPADESFSGNIQQFVDDVEMALYASKIMSYAQGFALMNAMAKESGWTIDNGKVALMWRGGCIIRSAFLGKIKEAFDRTPDLDNLMLDPYFHHEIERAQNGWRRVVSVAVSRGIPVPAMSSALAYYDGYRSDRLPTNLLQAQRDYFGAHTYERIDRSRGEFFHTNWTGRGGTTASTTYNA, from the coding sequence ATGTCCACTCCCACCGCCGACATCGGCCTGATTGGCCTCGCCGTCATGGGCGAGAACCTCGTTCTCAACATGGAGGACCACGGGTTCACTGTGGCCGTCTACAACCGGACCACCAGCCGGGTTGACGAGTTTCTGGCCGATCGGGCAAAAGGGAAGAAGATCATCGGGTGTCACAGCATCGAGAAGCTGGTCGCGTCTCTCAAATCACCGCGCAAGATCATGATTATGGTCAAGGCGGGCGCGGCGGTCGATGCAGTGATCGACCAGCTTGTCCCCCATCTGGAGAAGGGGGATATTCTGATCGACGGCGGCAACACCCATTACCCCGACACAACCCGGCGGACCCGAGCCCTGAAGGAAAAAGGGCTCCAGTTCATCGGCACAGGGGTTTCGGGTGGCGAGGAGGGAGCACTCAAAGGCCCCTCCATTATGCCCGGAGGCGACCCCGAAGCCTGGCCACCCGTCAAGCCGATCTTCCAGTCAATCGCCGCGAAGGTAGACGACGGCACCCCGTGTTGTGACTGGGTCGGCCCCGAGGGCGCGGGCCATTACGTGAAGATGGTCCACAACGGGATCGAATATGGGGATATGCAACTGATTTGTGAGGCATATCACCTGCTTCATTCGCTCCTTGGATTCAACGCCGAGGCGCTGCACGAGGTCTTCGATCGCTGGAACTCGGGTCCGCTCGATAGCTACCTGATTGAGATTACCCGCGATATCTTCGGCTACCGTGATCCCGAAACCGGCAAACCGATGGTCGATCTGATCCTCGACACCGCGGGTCAGAAAGGAACGGGCAAGTGGACCGTCGTTTCCTCGGCCGACCTCGGCGTGCCACTGACCTTGATCGCCGAGGCCGTCTATGCGCGATGCCTCTCGGCCCTGAAGGATGAACGCGTTCGAGCCTCGAAGATTCTCAAAGGTCCGGCCGACGAGAGTTTTTCAGGAAACATTCAGCAGTTCGTTGATGATGTCGAGATGGCATTGTATGCCAGCAAGATTATGTCCTACGCCCAGGGCTTCGCCTTGATGAACGCCATGGCGAAGGAGTCTGGCTGGACGATCGACAACGGCAAAGTCGCGCTCATGTGGCGCGGCGGTTGCATCATCCGGAGCGCGTTCCTGGGCAAGATCAAGGAAGCGTTCGATCGTACCCCCGATCTCGACAACCTGATGCTCGACCCTTATTTCCATCATGAGATCGAGCGTGCCCAGAACGGTTGGCGACGGGTCGTCTCTGTCGCGGTGAGCCGCGGGATCCCGGTCCCTGCCATGAGTTCGGCCCTCGCCTACTACGACGGCTACCGTTCCGATCGTCTTCCGACCAACCTCCTGCAGGCTCAGCGCGACTATTTCGGTGCTCACACCTACGAGCGCATCGACCGATCCCGCGGTGAGTTCTTCCACACCAACTGGACCGGACGAGGAGGAACCACCGCCTCGACCACCTACAACGCCTGA
- a CDS encoding alkaline phosphatase family protein — translation MCRSSWILVIAIALGVAGASSARGTEARAGSDHSKTVVVWISLDGWRSDYLDRGASPFLNELAQQGASSRALIPVFPSLTFPSHVSQATGVGVEKHGIPSNSFYDDETGLFYRYPGDAALLEAEPIWLTAARQGLRVASLDWTLSHNQLGPIRTAYFDPAFDGKLSDAERLNRLLSVWREDRGKEPLQLLLGYASGLDKAGHSNGPDAPEVVDAIREIDGLLKHFHGELLELWHSKMKPEDQLIVLLTTDHGMSTVSTMVDLDRLAGVERAPGVVRLTSGNIGHLFFTERNDPEREAKIDKAIERVNTFDFARAFRRESLPQAWEYRHPTRVGDVVVVLETGFAFSGRGFESADGRATAAVEDVDGPLGMHGYDPVTNPEMLGAAIVWRFPEPIGGLDLGPVHSLQLHATVARFLGIAPAEGARQDGIELPSPE, via the coding sequence ATGTGTCGGTCATCCTGGATTCTGGTGATTGCCATCGCGTTGGGAGTTGCCGGAGCAAGTTCGGCACGGGGAACGGAGGCCAGGGCCGGCTCGGATCACTCGAAGACGGTGGTGGTCTGGATCAGCCTTGATGGCTGGCGTTCGGATTATCTGGACCGTGGTGCGTCTCCCTTTTTGAATGAGTTGGCGCAACAAGGAGCGAGCAGCCGAGCCTTGATTCCAGTCTTCCCCTCCCTGACATTCCCGAGCCATGTCTCACAGGCGACAGGAGTGGGAGTCGAGAAACATGGAATCCCAAGCAACAGTTTTTATGATGATGAGACCGGATTATTCTACCGATACCCGGGTGATGCCGCTCTGCTGGAGGCCGAGCCCATCTGGCTGACGGCCGCTCGCCAAGGCTTGCGGGTGGCATCACTCGACTGGACCCTCTCACATAACCAGCTTGGTCCCATTCGAACGGCCTATTTCGACCCTGCGTTCGATGGCAAGCTCTCCGACGCCGAGCGACTCAATCGCCTGCTCTCCGTTTGGAGAGAGGATCGCGGCAAGGAACCGCTGCAGCTCTTGCTCGGCTATGCAAGTGGCCTTGATAAGGCTGGCCACTCCAACGGTCCCGACGCGCCCGAAGTGGTCGATGCGATCCGAGAGATCGATGGCCTTCTCAAACACTTTCATGGCGAATTGCTTGAACTATGGCACTCGAAGATGAAGCCGGAGGACCAGCTTATCGTGCTCCTCACGACCGATCACGGCATGTCGACCGTTTCGACGATGGTGGATCTCGATCGGTTGGCCGGAGTCGAGCGGGCTCCGGGAGTCGTCCGTCTGACCAGTGGCAACATCGGACATCTCTTCTTCACCGAACGCAATGATCCGGAACGTGAGGCGAAGATCGACAAGGCTATCGAACGCGTGAACACGTTTGACTTCGCACGTGCGTTCCGTCGTGAATCGCTACCACAAGCCTGGGAGTACCGTCACCCGACTCGGGTTGGCGACGTCGTCGTCGTGCTTGAGACTGGCTTCGCCTTCTCGGGGAGAGGGTTTGAATCCGCCGATGGCCGTGCCACCGCTGCCGTTGAGGACGTTGACGGTCCACTGGGAATGCATGGCTACGACCCCGTCACAAACCCCGAGATGCTCGGCGCGGCCATCGTTTGGCGCTTTCCCGAACCGATCGGCGGCCTCGACCTCGGCCCTGTTCACTCCCTTCAGCTTCATGCCACCGTGGCCCGATTCCTGGGCATCGCCCCCGCCGAAGGGGCTCGGCAGGATGGAATCGAGCTTCCAAGTCCAGAGTGA
- a CDS encoding DNA topoisomerase 3 → MIVVIAEKPSVARDLAAFLGASSRRDGYLEGNGYQVTWALGHLATLKEPEDYDPLLKKWSLETLPILPDRFELKPVTERGAGTQLATVRKLLRAADEIIAATDAGREGELIVRYILELTGCTRKPVRRLWLSSLTREAIRDAFDRLRPLSDYDSLYAAARCRSEADWLVGLNATRSQTVRQRSTGILWSVGRVQTPVLALIVRRDEEIRIFRPEPFWELMTRYRKVTFSYTGGRFKTEEDANALLDRVRDQPLHLLGVDRKRERVLPPQLYDLTDLQRDMNRRFGLSADDTLKAAQSLYEAKLISYPRTDSRYLGNDMKGKLPAILEKLQVLKPDAVGSLDCSSLPFSGRIIDDKKVSDHHAIIPTGKAPGSLAPAAAKVFDAVVTRLIAAFFPPCIKEVTTVNAVSAEIPFRARGVRVVDPGWTTLYPRKTDDTKEEEQELPEFVAGESGPHDPFVRRGETTPPKPYTEATLLAAMETAGRFVEDEQLRDALKERGLGTPATRASIIETLLTRGYVVRDKKTLAATDLGRFLIASIRSRPLTSPELTGDWEAKLREIERGRLAPEHFMNEIAQFTQAIVGDEPDQPIDPDRLGDCPRCGRPVIAGKRGFGCSAWKDGCSFVLWREYEGVPLTDHQIRELLQRRVLARAIALPSSGPCLLRLADSGDLLPIPVPHALPRRFGASKSQPSRTMGAPRSKSSKRRKAPETVSGEESKSAFAPIALGPCPRCGADVVEQPKSFSCRAWKSGCSFALWKSISGKRITARTARTLLTQGKTATLKGFKSRAGKPFAARLKLDEGEVRLEFEA, encoded by the coding sequence ATGATCGTCGTCATCGCCGAAAAACCGTCGGTCGCTCGTGATCTGGCCGCCTTCCTTGGCGCATCGAGCCGTCGAGATGGTTACCTCGAAGGCAACGGCTATCAGGTGACCTGGGCGCTTGGGCATCTGGCAACCTTGAAGGAACCGGAAGATTACGATCCATTGTTGAAAAAATGGTCGCTTGAGACGCTACCGATTCTCCCCGATCGCTTTGAACTGAAACCCGTCACCGAACGCGGAGCCGGTACGCAACTGGCCACGGTGCGCAAGCTCCTTCGAGCGGCTGATGAGATCATCGCCGCGACCGATGCCGGTCGGGAAGGCGAGCTGATTGTCCGTTATATCCTCGAACTGACCGGCTGTACCCGCAAACCAGTCCGTCGGCTCTGGCTCAGTTCATTGACCCGAGAGGCCATTCGAGACGCCTTCGATCGCCTTCGTCCCCTGTCCGACTACGACTCCCTTTATGCAGCCGCCCGCTGCCGAAGCGAGGCGGACTGGCTCGTCGGCCTCAACGCCACCCGCTCCCAGACCGTTCGGCAGCGATCGACGGGAATTCTTTGGAGCGTTGGCCGTGTGCAGACTCCCGTTCTGGCACTTATCGTTCGGAGAGATGAAGAGATCCGGATCTTTCGGCCCGAACCGTTCTGGGAGCTGATGACCCGCTACCGGAAGGTGACGTTTTCCTACACGGGCGGCCGCTTCAAGACCGAGGAGGACGCCAACGCGCTTCTTGACCGTGTCAGGGATCAACCCCTTCATCTTTTGGGGGTGGATCGAAAACGAGAGCGAGTCCTACCTCCCCAGCTCTATGACCTAACCGACCTGCAGCGTGACATGAACCGCCGATTCGGCCTTTCCGCCGACGACACGCTCAAGGCCGCCCAATCGCTTTACGAAGCAAAGCTCATCAGCTATCCCCGAACCGACTCTCGATACCTTGGCAACGACATGAAAGGGAAGCTCCCCGCCATCCTGGAAAAGCTTCAAGTGCTGAAGCCAGATGCCGTCGGATCGCTCGACTGTTCATCGCTCCCGTTCAGCGGTCGAATCATCGACGACAAAAAAGTCAGCGACCACCACGCCATCATCCCAACCGGCAAGGCTCCCGGATCACTTGCTCCTGCCGCGGCGAAGGTCTTCGACGCGGTCGTCACCCGATTGATCGCCGCGTTCTTTCCTCCGTGCATCAAGGAAGTCACGACCGTCAATGCGGTTTCCGCCGAGATTCCTTTTCGGGCCCGAGGTGTACGAGTCGTCGATCCTGGCTGGACCACGCTCTATCCCCGTAAGACCGACGACACGAAAGAGGAGGAACAGGAACTTCCTGAGTTCGTCGCGGGAGAATCCGGACCACACGACCCGTTTGTCCGGCGCGGAGAGACCACCCCGCCGAAGCCGTACACCGAAGCGACCTTGCTTGCCGCGATGGAAACCGCGGGCCGGTTCGTTGAGGACGAGCAGCTTCGTGACGCCCTCAAAGAGCGCGGGCTGGGAACTCCCGCCACGCGGGCGTCGATCATTGAAACCTTGTTGACCCGAGGCTATGTCGTCCGCGACAAGAAGACGCTGGCCGCGACCGATCTGGGGCGATTTCTCATCGCTTCAATCCGATCACGGCCTCTGACTTCGCCGGAACTGACCGGTGACTGGGAGGCCAAACTCCGAGAGATCGAGCGCGGTCGGCTCGCCCCGGAGCACTTCATGAACGAGATTGCCCAATTCACCCAAGCGATCGTCGGTGATGAACCGGACCAGCCGATCGACCCGGATCGCCTTGGCGACTGCCCCCGATGCGGCCGTCCGGTCATCGCTGGGAAGCGGGGGTTCGGATGCTCGGCATGGAAAGACGGTTGCAGCTTCGTCCTCTGGAGAGAATATGAAGGGGTTCCCTTGACCGACCATCAGATTCGCGAACTCCTCCAGCGCAGGGTGCTGGCTCGGGCGATCGCCCTGCCCTCCTCCGGTCCATGCCTGCTGCGGCTGGCCGATTCGGGAGACCTCCTTCCGATCCCGGTTCCTCATGCGCTTCCGAGGCGGTTTGGTGCTTCCAAGAGCCAACCGTCTCGAACGATGGGTGCTCCGCGATCGAAGTCCTCGAAGCGCCGGAAGGCTCCGGAAACGGTGTCAGGGGAAGAATCAAAGTCGGCGTTCGCCCCGATTGCTCTTGGCCCCTGCCCTCGATGCGGTGCAGATGTGGTGGAACAACCAAAATCGTTCAGTTGCCGGGCGTGGAAATCTGGTTGTTCGTTCGCTCTCTGGAAATCGATTTCGGGGAAGCGAATCACGGCCCGCACTGCCAGGACACTGCTCACGCAGGGAAAAACCGCCACGCTCAAGGGGTTCAAGTCCAGGGCTGGCAAACCGTTCGCGGCTCGCTTGAAACTCGATGAGGGAGAGGTGCGCCTGGAGTTCGAGGCGTAA
- a CDS encoding sugar phosphate isomerase/epimerase family protein, with protein sequence MIRNATLSRWLVMPAVVLLMNSAAQAQPQIPDDAKIGGFAIGCQAYTFNRFTAFEAIEKTAQAGGKVIEFYPGQALSPDERDLKVGHDQPEEVTAKLKSKLDEHGLIAVNYGVVGVPNNEDEARKIFEFAKAMGMRAITTESVDAIDVLEKLAKEYNIGVAFHNHPSRPDNPDYKVWDPNYIAELVKDRDERIGACADTGHWARSGLNPVECLKILKGRIISSHLKDLNEMGRAGHDVPYGTGVCNIAGVLDELKAQGFEGNISIEYEHDWENNVPGVAQCIGFVRGYTR encoded by the coding sequence ATGATCCGCAACGCGACCCTCTCTCGCTGGCTCGTCATGCCCGCGGTCGTCCTGCTAATGAACTCCGCGGCGCAGGCTCAGCCGCAGATTCCCGACGACGCCAAGATCGGTGGCTTCGCGATCGGTTGCCAGGCCTATACGTTCAATCGCTTTACGGCCTTCGAGGCGATTGAGAAAACCGCCCAGGCAGGCGGCAAGGTGATCGAGTTCTATCCCGGCCAGGCCCTCAGCCCCGATGAGCGCGACCTGAAGGTCGGCCACGACCAGCCGGAGGAGGTCACCGCCAAACTGAAGTCGAAGCTCGATGAGCACGGGCTGATCGCGGTCAACTACGGCGTGGTCGGCGTCCCGAACAATGAGGACGAGGCTCGGAAGATCTTCGAGTTCGCCAAGGCGATGGGAATGCGAGCGATCACGACCGAGTCGGTCGACGCCATCGATGTCCTTGAGAAACTGGCAAAGGAATATAACATCGGCGTGGCCTTCCACAACCACCCGAGCCGTCCGGACAATCCCGATTACAAGGTCTGGGACCCGAATTACATCGCCGAGCTGGTGAAGGACCGTGATGAGCGCATCGGGGCCTGCGCCGATACGGGTCACTGGGCTCGATCGGGGCTCAACCCCGTGGAATGCCTGAAAATCCTCAAGGGGCGCATCATCAGCTCGCACCTGAAGGATCTCAACGAGATGGGTCGAGCGGGACATGACGTCCCCTACGGAACCGGCGTGTGCAACATTGCCGGCGTCCTCGATGAGTTGAAGGCGCAAGGGTTCGAGGGAAACATCTCGATCGAGTACGAGCACGACTGGGAGAATAACGTCCCGGGCGTCGCTCAGTGCATCGGCTTCGTCCGAGGTTACACCCGCTGA